One stretch of Anabrus simplex isolate iqAnaSimp1 chromosome 3, ASM4041472v1, whole genome shotgun sequence DNA includes these proteins:
- the LOC136866300 gene encoding uncharacterized protein yields the protein MVSKSIAVFLLVALSAFQGTEANAFTDLVDKISSVVNETVNTMKQDFAKMHDAAEDIRATIQEKIAEVAHDVGDAIKQGVKEAEVLGANITVCIDAAQQEIQTARNASDSKIKACWETAREAIQPDMDLLNNDIQQATTFGKEIEKNASKCGFLDMVCQFNVWFKAGKPAREIISRVVADGVQFGKDFAVVRRNFTACSQEQEAITKAAVEAAYQEEYKCIQEKISAASSQ from the coding sequence GGCACAGAGGCAAATGCGTTTACGGATTTGGTGGACAAGATTTCTTCCGTCGTCAACGAAACCGTCAACACCATGAAGCAGGACTTCGCCAAGATGCACGACGCAGCAGAAGACATACGGGCGACGATCCAGGAGAAGATTGCCGAGGTGGCTCACGACGTCGGCGATGCTATCAAACAGGGTGTCAAGGAGGCCGAAGTGCTTGGAGCCAACATCACAGTATGTATCGACGCTGCTCAACAGGAAATTCAGACTGCCAGGAACGCCAGCGACAGCAAAATTAAGGCCTGTTGGGAAACTGCCCGCGAGGCCATCCAGCCAGATATGGATCTCTTGAATAATGATATACAGCAAGCGACGACATTCGGCAAAGAAATAGAAAAGAACGCTTCTAAGTGTGGCTTTTTGGATATGGTCTGTCAATTCAATGTTTGGTTTAAAGCAGGAAAGCCAGCGAGAGAAATAATCTCCAGAGTAGTTGCCGATGGCGTGCAGTTCGGTAAAGATTTCGCTGTTGTTCGGAGGAATTTCACCGCCTGTTCTCAGGAGCAAGAGGCCATCACCAAGGCTGCAGTGGAGGCAGCTTACCAAGAGGAGTACAAATGCATTCAGGAGAAGATCAGTGCTGCCTCTTCACAGTAA